CAATTATACAAGGGGaatattgagattaattaaaaatatatgaaatagtTATGAGGGGATATAGGTGCCACTGCCAGACACACAAGGATgagattgattattaataaatagATGTGAgagattaagattaattaaacaTTATAATGATGTTTATGagattatttattgataaaaaaaaatatgggagattgagattaactaaaaatttataataatttaaaatgggCATGACTCTTAAcgtctttttaattttaaaatttattatttttaataaattttattttttaattaatttaaaatttaaaaattaaaatgggcATTGGCCCTCTAGTGACTAGAAATGTGCATGGCACTAGGCGGCTGCCTACACGGCCGGCCCGGAAGGAGGTTAAtgagatataaatataaataaatgtattatgggtatttataaaaaagttaatgGTAGTTTTCAAATGACGTGTgggaattaaatttaaaaaccataatGGAATAAGCTTGGGAATGTCAAAAGCTCCATTTGCTTACAAGTTTTACAGACGTTATCTTGAAAGGACCATTGGATGGTGGCCCACCAGTCACTATAAAAACGAGCCATTGAATTCAAATTatccatttttttgttttctatattaatgttggtaattttattttgggtgaCCATTCTATTATCGAATCGgctaaattgtttaaaatgaATAGACTAAACTTTTTTCAAAACCCAAACCGAATCAAACCAATTAAATagttgtttaaataaaaaataacaaaatgcgagcgaataaaaatattttagagacTTAAACAAGAGAACTTACAAAATTTACCAAATTGGAACTCAAAATTTTGGAGGGATCACCAAAATGGTATAGACCAGTGACCACGGCTTTAACTCACGCTGGGCCGCTCCAATCACAGCGCCTGCGACCATAACTCTGGCAGGGAGATGGAAGCAAGCAACCGATTACTTTATTTGACTTATTTCaatactttctctctctttccattCTTACAAGAAAGAGCGTCCTTCGATGCGGGTTGGTCGTGGTTTGGTGAACCGCTTCCTGAGGTCCGTTTCTCGTCTACAATTCATCACATCTTTAAGGCGGAACCATATTTTTTCTCctaaaattttttcatgaaaagaattaaatataatatatattaaatacttaatttttataatttacatatattaaatatctaattttatttaaaataatgtatcaATTACATGTGATgtgagttaaaaaaataataataaaaaaaacataaaaagaaccAATTAAATTGATTATTCCTTCCATCTTTCCTTTCGCATTGGTAGTTGTTTTGCCTTTGCCCTCATCTCTTGTTGACTCAATTGGGAGAACCAAATCTCTCGTCGATTGCTATTATCTTCGACTAATCCTAggtctttctctttatttcgATTGGGGACTTGCAAGTTGCGATCGACACATTCTTCTCCTTTTCATTCTCTTTGCTCCAATTGAGGATTCGTAACTtatttattaatgagtttataaTCTGACTATTGCTGGTATGgtgttttactattttatttttaagtgtttAATAACACAATTATTATACACGCTTAATACTGGCTAGATAATTATATAGTCaataactataaattataaaaaaaaagtatgaaTTTGCCCATATTTAATCATGACTCAATCATACCATATAATTGGTTGCATTAATTGAAGATTTGGAGAGAGTAGTGTGTGGACTGGATTGCCTACTTCCTAACAAAGTTAACCTCGAAGCCTTAAATTGCCATCTTATAAGCTGTATATTCGGTGGCATTTATATGGAATGTGACAGCATACATGCACACGATGATTTCACATATAACGTGTtagtttaaatgtataaattatttttatatactattattatatatgtagatCAAAGTCATTGATTGGGCCTGTATAATTCCACGGATAAAGTCATTCAGCCCATCATGTTAGTGGGCCTTTGAGGCTAGCATTCTTCCAAAGTTAAGATATGAGGGCCCAAGTTACTACTGGTAGGCccaagagaaattaaaaaaaaatgatttttatttaaaaggcCAACAactaaattgattaaattaaaaataaaaaaataatcaatctttatccaaaaaaaaatcattgccTGGTCGAAGTGGGGTATAAAACAGAATAATTTTTGTGTCAGGGGTGAAAATGGAATAAAGTACATCTTGCGGGGTCCTTGTGGGGAACTCGTATATATATAAGGTATCCCTCAAATTCCACAGAGCAAATCGGTGAAGAAGGGAAGGTTGTTTGATGGCTGACGTTATCTTTCTCGAGAAAATCCACGAAGGGAGAGAAAAATATTGGAGATCGAATTGTACAAAATCTGCGATCGCCTTGTAAATTATTGGTAGATTTTCCTAACTTTTACAATGAATCTTCAGAATGTTAGAATTATCTGAATTTCTTTGCAATTCCTCAACTTTTCTCGCTTATTATTTGTATTTCATGTGAGTTTATTGCACACGGTTGTAGTATTGGATGAATCTATTTGGCTTAATCGAGAGTCTGTCCAATTAGGCATTCGAGTTCTGGATGATCTCCTTTCTCAAATTAGGGTTTTGGATTGTTTCCAGTTGGAAATTTTCTGTAATTGGCAGGTTAAATTATATTTGGTAGCTGAAAAAGTTGTCACGAACAAATATTTTACGGAAATTacagtttgaaattttgagttaCTCATTTAGCTCAGTCAAAAGATGGTTTTTGTTTCTCACGGATGAAGAGGAAAATGCATgagttttataattttcatttctttaggAGAATTACTTTAACGTTGgggttttgggttttggttAGTTTGTGGTTTAGTTGAttttttaaagagagaaaagcaaatttttttcaatactttcCTTCTCAAATACCTTCCAAGAAAAGGGTTCTAGAATGATTCTTCATTAGTTTGGTTTTTTGCATTGTTCGATTCTTGAGATTCAGTCAAAATTAAGGTATTGCTTTCTGAGTTTTTGTGGCTCCTTTTTGTTTACCATATATACTTTGCTTCATCTTTGAGCATTTCCTGattgaatttttgtttgttaAGTTGGTTATCCATTTTAACTTCTTAATAGTCTCGACTTCTCTATGTTCTTCATATAATATGTCCGATTTCAAGGAGTTGATGTTTTACCTTTATTTAGATGTTGCACTTCGTGGACATAATTTCTTGCTTGCAATGATTAAAATGGGGTTAATCAATTTTACTATTTAGGTGTGGGCATTTCCAGACCTTATTTCTTGGAGGCAATGAATGGGATGGAGttgataaattaattgtttAGATGTGGGAATTGCTGATCTTTCATTACTTACAAGCAATGATTAGGATGTGAGAAAGCAAAAAAGTTAATCATAGAAGAGCATTCATTGGTGTGTTGTCTTGAAAAGCAAAAAACATGAGATTGAACTAGAATTACtgtttttaagaaatttaaagtATCACTTCTTTTGATGCTCTTATATATCTCTATCTTCTGAATTGTTCTGTTTCCATTGTAATtgtaacaaaatgaatattaatgattaatgattattgcttttattttgcATTAGAAGAACCTaacaagctctctctctctctctctctctctctctctctctcttgttacCCTGTTTTCTCAGAAAGAACAAGGATAGCACAAATTTTAGACTCCTTTCTGCCTCTTCTCGTTGCCATTCAACGCACTATATAAACTAGTAGTCTCTATTGGCTGGACGCTGTCTGATATCTTTAatcatatttcttcattttgatCTTCAATATTGGCAAAATAAGATGGCAGTTTCAGTGCAAGAACCAAGTCAAGAGAACTCAATGGACAGGTTTCCTTTGCTCATGGAGCCACATGAAGGCAATGAAAATCAAGAACATGTTATTGAGATAGAAAGGGCTTGTGGTGCTTCCTCATCAGGCTCATGTAATAATGGTTCTCTTCATGGCTCAATTTTACCAACAAGTGAAGATAGACCCTCAATTAGTGTTCAGCACCCTGTCACTGAAccgccttcttcttcatcgaATGGATTGAACATTAGGAGCTCTTCAGTTACAAGAAGAGAGGAAGGCTCCGGCCGTCACCATTGGAGCCCATTCAATACCGTTTTATGGCTTTCGATTGAGCTGTTGTTCACCATATGCCAAATTATTGCAGCTGTTGCTGTTCTGTCTGTCTCAGGACATGAGAAACCACAAACTCCATTGTTTGCTTGGGTTGTGGGTTACACAATTGGATGTGCTGCAAGCCTTCCTGTCCTTTATTGGCGCTATCTTCATCGCAACCAGGGTAATGAACAAGGGTCATCTCAATTGCGTCAGGATTCTTCCCAAGGCAACCCTACATCAGAATCTAATTCTTACATCACTATCTCGTTAACTCGGACCTCAGAAGAGGAAGATGGTCAGAATACATCTTCAGGCACTTGGAATGGTCGAACAATTGGTGCCCCAAATGCTAGGTAACAGTTttgcatgtgtgtgtatatatattgctCACAATACATTGAAAATGCAGTTCtattatacatttttataaCATTTCTCTGTAGTTTCTGTCTTGTTGTGATGGGTGGCTTGCTGTTTTATTCAATCTATACatgtttctgttttttattGGCATGTGAGAGGGCATAAACGTAGTTCAGTTTGAAAAATCTTATTTCTCCATTGTTGTAACTATTGACAATTTCTCCTAGGTTCAAATCTTTTCATATACAAACTGAACTCCCAGAGCTCCAACAACCATCACTACCAGCCCCCAAAAGGGGTGCATACAGTTATGCTGACCCAAGCCCATGTAACCCAGTAGTTCTTCTTGTTAAATAGGCTATGAACCATGCCAGGCCATTCAATTGGAAGTGCTCTTAGTTACACAATTCATGGCACCCCCCTATGAACTTCGTTTCCAATTGTGCGAATCTGTTTGCAGTATGAGTGCTTGCTGGAACGGGGAGGGATGCGACTTGGATCTCCAAAAATGGCGATCCCAAAATTATGAACAGTACAAGGGCTGATAAGGTTTTTATTCATTCAAATATTCATCTTCAATCAcagttttgtcaaaattatgaAGTTGGACCTTATAGAAGATGGGATATTGATCCGGATAATGATAACATAGAGGATTCTTTTACAAGATCGGAGGAGATGAGATAAGAGTTCTCTAGATGGTTAATATGTTGAAATgccaaatgaagaagaagctaCACAAGATTGCTTAAGAGCTTTGCTTGCTGCCACATACAAAGCCATCATCTAAGCTTGTGAAGGAAGCAATTctaaacaacaacaaaacaacaacatatccagcctttatcccactatgtggggtaggctacatgaattttggactttcatgtatttatgtcttttgtcatatcttcatttagacccatacacttcatatcaaactttaatgtctctcccaaagtcttcttgggtctgcctctatgtctatttttgactaattgttccatttcatcaactctcctcacaagagcgtctcttggtctccttttcacatgaccaaaccattttagtctagtctctctcatcttctcatCGATTGGCagtactcctaccttattacgaataatctcatttttaattttatctcttcttgtatggtcacacatccatcttagcatccttatctccgctacgctcgtcttttgctcatgctggtatttgactgcccaacattctgagccatacaacaagactagTCTTATGGCtattctataaaatttttcttttagttttaatgagattttaccatcacataacacccccgatgcatttctccattttagctaacctgccttaattctatgcgtgacatcctcgtgaatttctccatctttttgaatcactaatcccaaatatcgaaaatggtattttctttgtatgatttggtctttcaattttattataacatgctctactcttgcattcttactaaatttatattccatatattctatttttcttttacttaatttaaatcccttaaattctaaattgtttctccacactcaagcttagtgttcactccttattttgtttcatccactaacactatgtcatctgcaaatagcatacactatGGCACCTCTATCTGAatatgtttagtgagttcatcaagtactaaaacaaataagtatggatttagtgcagaatcttgatgcattcccattgtaattttaaactattcagtatcccctccgcatgttctggcCCTTGTCTTtacaccgtgatacatgtccttaagggcttgtatataggctattcggactcatttcttctctaaaacccttcatagtacttctctagggatcctattataggccttttctagatctataaacaccatatgcaggtcctttTGATGATCcggatacctttccattaggcgcctcagtagatatatagcttccattgttgatctaccaggcatgaaaccaaactgattttccaaaacgtttgtattttttttgagcttctgctctattactctctcttagagtttcatggtatgactcattaacttaattcctctgtaattttcacagttttgaacatctcctttgttcttgtatataagAACTAAAGTActattcctccactcatctggcatcttttatgatttaaagatcgcgttaaataatttcgttagccaggagatgctctcttctctcatgcattttcatgttttggtcccactgccttatgatttttcatcttttttaatgcttgccttatttcatttaaatttatgcgtcaataaaatgtataactcgcattcccttcggagttactaagatgtcccgacctaactcttgtgtccccaccattattgaataattttgtgaaatactcattccatctctctttaatcgctccctcattcactaatacattttggttttcatcttttatgcatttcacttggtttagatcccttgtttttctttctcttgttttaactaatttatatatatcattttctccatcttttttatCAAGTCGTTTAGATTTGGGATTTTTGGGATTTAGGTGCTCTTATCATTAAGCTTTTGAGATGATTACTAGCTTTAAATTTGCTATGTTGGCATTCAGTTTTTTTTCCCTGTTTCAGTTCTACTATTATGGTTTTATGTAATTTCAGACTTGCTTTTAGTTAAGTTGAACCTTATTTTCATTACAATATCTTATGAATATAAAAAagtttttccttcaatttttaataaGCATACCAATGCATTATTCAAGGCGAACCATAAACCAAATTGGTGTACACTAATCCTACCCCCCAAGAACACTTATCTAGCTAAGTAGCATACCTTGTACCTGAATACAGGCCACCAATCGGAACGTACGTACCATGTTCCGTGTAGCTATGGATGAGCTTTGTATAATTTATCATGATTTGATATATTCACTGTATGGATTCAGCAATAAGACATTTTCTTCTGAGCAGACTTGGTGCGTTGATGGAGCACTTAAAGATGGCGTTGGATTGCTTCTTTGCTGTGTGGTTTGTTGTTGGCAATATATGGATCTTTGGAGGGCATTCATCTTCTTCTGATGCTCCAAATTTGTATAGGTACCTTTCTTGATCTGCGTAAACAATATCTTCTGTTTTTTCCCTCTCGAATGCCTTGCATATTCACTGGCTTCTTTGCAGGTTATGTATTGTGTTTATTACGTTTAGCTGCATTGGCTATGCCATGCCCTTCATTTTGTGCTCAATGATTTGCTGCTGTTTGCCTTGTATTATTTCCATCCTGGGCGTCCGTGATGATATGAATCGAATAAGAGGGGCTTCTGAAGAAACTATTAGTTCTCTACCAACTCACAGATTCAAGTTAAAGGAAAAAGGAACCCCCAACAGTAGAGAGAGTAATTCAGGAGTTGATGAGGGTGGATTTTTGGCAGCAGGAACAGAAAAAGAGCGTGCAATCTCAGGGGAAGATGCTGTAAGTACTGGTGTTCATATGCATGAGGTTTTCATTTTTCAGTAATTGGGAactctaatataaaaatatcattatctcaCTTTATAATGGTCTTCTAATTTGTTACTGTTGCTCAAAAAGCAGATTGCCATTCCTTTTTTATGTATATCCGATATGTCAAGTGGGGCCTATACTATTTTCTATTGGCACTACAGAATCCGAATCTTAGGCATTTATTTCAGCTATGCATCAGTTGTTCCACTAATTTTCACTTGTAGATGATACAATAAGATTGTGGAAAGTACAAAGGTTTTGTTGCTAATCAAATGCCATTCTTGGTTACCATACCGGGACAGTGGTCAGTCATAGGCCCTGTTTCAGCTATGCCCCATTCCTTCCACAATTCTTTACTTGTTGAAGATGTGGAAAATGTGGAGGTTTTGTTGCTATTCTACTGCCATCCTTGGTTGCCATGCTGGAATTGCCTCCATGCCTTTTCATGTTTGTATTATTTTGACCAATGTCTGCTTTAATACTTTCAGGTGTGTTGCATTTGCTTGGCAAGATATGCTGACAATGATGAGTTGAGAGAGTTGCCTtgctctcatttctttcatagAGAATGTGTAGATAAATGGCTGAAGATCAACGCTTCCTGTCCACTTTGTAAATTTGAAATAGGTGAAAGTAATGGGAATCTTCCATCAGAAGACTCCAGCCAACAAGTGTGAAGGAGAAGTGCGAGAGATTTAAGAGTACAATGTGATCAATTTTCGGGATCAAGTTGCCATTTTGAAAGGAACACTTTTTCTGAGATTGATTCTTACCCTTTATTTGCCACTGAATCTGGGATGCACAGTTGAGCAAAATGAAGAGCCACATCATCAAGCTTGTATAATAGACTTAATTCCAATTATTGTGATCAAAAGTCAAGATAGAAAGATGTAAATAGATGTTTAATCACTGTTCTCTGTCATGATAAATGATTGGAGAGGGACTGAGCTTATCAAGGATGGATAACTTCTCACAGTGTGATATAGTTTATCTGCTGAATTGATTTTTACAGCAGCTGGGATCCCGCTGTCTCCATGTTTCATTTTGGGTGATACAACTTTCAATGGCATATCTCCTCGTAAATTTTGCTTTCATATATTGCCTGTTTGCTCTGCATTCTCTTTATGCCACATGCTTGTTTTTTGTCCTTGAAGCGCGGAACCTATCTGGGAATGTCTGTCTGTGTGTTAAGACTGCCAGAAATTTGATTACAGTTATCTTGAGCTATAAACTTCTGATGGGTATATTAAGTTACCatgttttatattttctggTCAACTTTCTACATGAATATTTCTTGCTATCAATTTTTGCAGCATCTAACTTTGTTACTGGACTTATTGCTTCCATGGCTTGCTACTTGTTCTGGATAAAGAATTAGCTGTGTAGCTTTGGAAGCCTTGCCGTGaattggaaagaaaagaaatcatcaCGATGCAGTTGTTCTGAATTGTACTTCTGTTATTACGGAAGTGAAAAGATGACAAGCTTGGCAAAAGACAAGAAACTAACTACTTATTTCCCTGCAGCCTTGGGCCCATGGATCATGAAAACTCATTATCTGTTGGCAGCTCAATGGAGCAACCCTGCTACTGATACCAAACAGATTGTTCCCGACAACCTTTCACTCAACTTTGCCACATCATTGCTGCTTGGACTTCCTTTTGAGTCCATTCTTGAACCAGTAccagaagaagatgaagttgaTGTTCCGGCCGATGCAGAACCTGAAGTTGGCTGTGAACCTGTTGCTGTCCTCATGCCCGAGCCTGCATCTGCCCCTTTAAAGATCTTAGCATCTGGTGAATCTGGTGGGAGATTGAGTAAAGAAAGCTGTATGAACAACAATTACAACACTGGAAGTGAGACTCGTATTATGCTCATCAACAAAACTTCTTTGCAGAGCTAATTCAAAGAGAAAACACAGGTATTTTCAATTGGGTGTTAAAAGTGTGACTAGAGAAATTACAGGGGCAGTCAGAAACTTTGGCGTCAATGTTGCATTTTGATGGCATTTGAAGTGCCAAAGTGGTAGTGACAGGGAGGCCCATATAGGGCTCAGTGCTCTCCTTGATGAGAACACACAGGCATTTGGGTTTGGCACTCTTTACTTTCTGGGTGTCCTGGCAGCACTGCTGTGTTGGCTTCTGGGCGGTGCCGCATACAAATGGAATGCAAGCGGCAAGATTGGTGAGCTGGTCTGCGCATTCCTGCTCATCTTCCTGCATCGTTGCTACTGCTACCACGGCCAGCATTGCTACCAAAGCGGACAATAGCGtaagcttcttcttccccatttctCTTTCTTGGTATGTAGTTGCTAAATGCTCTATAGCTATGTTCTATAAAGGGTGCAGTGGTGTGCTTGCAGGGGTTATATAGAGATTTGGTAAGTTAACTATTTATTACCTTCCAACATTTATCTTTGTTTGAACAGAGAAGAGTAGGAAA
The sequence above is a segment of the Diospyros lotus cultivar Yz01 chromosome 7, ASM1463336v1, whole genome shotgun sequence genome. Coding sequences within it:
- the LOC127806612 gene encoding E3 ubiquitin-protein ligase At4g11680-like; protein product: MAVSVQEPSQENSMDRFPLLMEPHEGNENQEHVIEIERACGASSSGSCNNGSLHGSILPTSEDRPSISVQHPVTEPPSSSSNGLNIRSSSVTRREEGSGRHHWSPFNTVLWLSIELLFTICQIIAAVAVLSVSGHEKPQTPLFAWVVGYTIGCAASLPVLYWRYLHRNQGNEQGSSQLRQDSSQGNPTSESNSYITISLTRTSEEEDGQNTSSGTWNGRTIGAPNARLGALMEHLKMALDCFFAVWFVVGNIWIFGGHSSSSDAPNLYRLCIVFITFSCIGYAMPFILCSMICCCLPCIISILGVRDDMNRIRGASEETISSLPTHRFKLKEKGTPNSRESNSGVDEGGFLAAGTEKERAISGEDAVCCICLARYADNDELRELPCSHFFHRECVDKWLKINASCPLCKFEIGESNGNLPSEDSSQQV
- the LOC127805703 gene encoding non-specific lipid transfer protein GPI-anchored 14-like produces the protein MGKKKLTLLSALVAMLAVVAVATMQEDEQECADQLTNLAACIPFVCGTAQKPTQQCCQDTQKVKSAKPKCLCVLIKESTEPYMGLPVTTTLALQMPSKCNIDAKVSDCPCNFSSHTFNTQLKIPVFSL